A single region of the Oceanispirochaeta sp. genome encodes:
- a CDS encoding TraR/DksA family transcriptional regulator: MDKEFQDKMRTTLLDIKGQVLRNLISENEDFKAAVEDLGVKDLADIASNDIDVRTLEALSSQDILRLNKVESALIRLENDKYGVCARCTKKISQERLAAIPYAVLCIDCKSESEKRT; this comes from the coding sequence ATGGATAAAGAGTTTCAGGACAAGATGAGAACAACACTGCTGGATATAAAGGGGCAGGTACTGCGGAATCTTATTTCAGAAAATGAAGATTTCAAGGCCGCTGTTGAAGATCTCGGCGTCAAGGATTTGGCAGATATAGCATCAAATGATATTGATGTGAGAACTCTGGAAGCCCTCAGCTCACAAGATATTCTCCGACTGAATAAGGTTGAATCGGCTCTTATTCGCCTGGAAAATGATAAGTATGGAGTTTGTGCACGCTGTACAAAAAAGATTTCACAGGAAAGGCTCGCAGCCATTCCTTACGCTGTTCTCTGTATTGATTGTAAAAGCGAAAGTGAAAAAAGAACGTAG
- the infA gene encoding translation initiation factor IF-1, with product MSGVICLSKEEAIEVEGIVKESLPNTMFRVEVANGHVILAHLSGKMRKHYIRIVPGDKVKVALSPYDLSRGRIIYRER from the coding sequence ATGTCAGGAGTCATCTGTTTGTCAAAAGAAGAAGCAATAGAAGTTGAGGGCATCGTTAAAGAATCCCTGCCTAATACAATGTTCCGAGTTGAAGTAGCCAATGGCCATGTTATCCTTGCTCATCTTTCTGGAAAAATGAGAAAACACTATATCCGTATTGTACCCGGGGATAAGGTTAAGGTTGCACTGTCTCCCTATGACCTCAGCCGCGGAAGAATCATCTACAGAGAACGCTGA
- a CDS encoding Smr/MutS family protein gives MKFEDILSQWDQEQKYKVPKKGEDKPGRQVQKKEPLMDDWLEMYPPDRNLGDRKEIPDRIIIHTRKKEIARMEPQESLDLHGWNGHEALIELDRFIKKSKRKGLHKVMVVHGKGLHSPGGSSVLRPIVKKYLEESPLVRDYGRAKGRSGGGGATWILLR, from the coding sequence ATGAAATTTGAAGATATCCTCTCCCAGTGGGATCAGGAGCAGAAATATAAGGTTCCTAAAAAAGGGGAAGACAAGCCAGGGAGGCAGGTACAAAAAAAAGAACCCCTTATGGATGACTGGCTGGAAATGTATCCTCCCGACAGAAACCTGGGGGACAGGAAAGAAATACCCGATAGAATTATCATACATACCAGAAAGAAAGAAATCGCTCGTATGGAGCCACAGGAAAGTCTGGATTTGCATGGATGGAACGGTCATGAGGCCTTAATAGAGCTTGATCGTTTTATTAAAAAATCAAAAAGGAAGGGACTTCATAAAGTCATGGTCGTGCATGGAAAAGGCCTGCACTCACCGGGGGGGTCCTCTGTCTTAAGACCTATTGTTAAAAAGTATCTTGAAGAATCCCCCCTGGTGAGGGATTACGGTCGTGCTAAAGGCCGCTCTGGTGGCGGGGGGGCTACCTGGATATTGCTACGCTGA